Proteins encoded in a region of the Marmota flaviventris isolate mMarFla1 chromosome 3, mMarFla1.hap1, whole genome shotgun sequence genome:
- the Crebl2 gene encoding cAMP-responsive element-binding protein-like 2 encodes MDDSKVVGGKVKKPGKRGRKPAKIDLKAKLERSRQSARECRARKKLRYQYLEELVSSRERAICALREELEMYKQWCMAMDQGKIPSEIKALLTGEEQNKSQQNSSRHTKAGKTDANSNSW; translated from the exons ATGGATGACAGTAAG GTGGTTGGAGGCAAAGTAAAGAAGCCTGGTAAACGTGGTCGGAAACCAGCCAAAATTGACTTGAAGGCAAAACTTGAGAGGAGCCGGCAGAGTGCAAGAGAATGCCGGGCCAGAAAAAAGCTGAGATACCAGTATTTGGAAGAGTTAGTATCCAGTCGAGAAAGAGCTATATGTGCCCTCCGAGAGGAACTGGAAATG tataagCAGTGGTGCATGGCAATGGACCAAGGAAAAATCCCTTCTGAAATAAAGGCCCTACTCACTGGAGAAGAGCAGAACAAATCTCAGCAGAATTCAAGCAGACACACCAAAGCTGGGAAGACAGATGCTAATAGCAATTCCT ggTGA